Genomic DNA from Hordeum vulgare subsp. vulgare chromosome 2H, MorexV3_pseudomolecules_assembly, whole genome shotgun sequence:
TTTATCACCCGTAGGAGACGGTGGGTAAGCGTGGATATATGTGAGGTTTATATGTCTTTTGCGGGCTAGAAGCTACACCTTAGAGGTAGAGACACATAATAGGGAATAAGAATCGCATGACTCTATATCGTCATGTTATGGTTGTCATGCAGAGGAGACTCTTGTATTTTGGTAAGGTGGACTAACGCGTGTTCAAACTTTTGATCTTATCATATAGTGTACTTCATCGTTTAGTTAATCAGTAAAGTCAACGATTGTTTTGCTGCAAGAACATGGCATCACAAACTGCGAATGAGAAGGAAGTAACAAACAAAGATGACTAAATCATATAAAAGAAGAATCATCACACGCTTTTGGAACAATCCATTGCATTCAACTACCTATGAAATCAGTTCATTTACAATTGTAAGTATTTTTAGAACCGCACACCCACACTTACAATACATTTGCAGCCTTGTCTATCAAGATATCACACTATTGGTGTCAATGGCATCGACAACTCTTGTTGCTACTGTCGAGGCTGATGCAGACGAGTCATTTGTCGCTGATGAACTCACTAGAGAGCCAACCACCGTTTTCTTCTTTCGCCTAGTCTTTCTCGGTGGCGGGCGTGGAACATCAGGGTACAGAGCTGCTGATACGTCTTCCCCGGTGATCTCCGAAGCCATCCCGAGAGGCAACATGTCTCGTGGCGGCTGGTGATGCTGCTCGAAGTCTATCCAAGAGTCATTGTTTCATAAGCTCATCGGTGACAAGAAAACAACTAAAAATCCAATATATTTTTTTCCAATTTCTGCTAAAGTTAAATTTACCACTATTATAAAAGAATGAAGTTTTGACCCCTCAAGTCAAAATATCTAGATCTAGTCCCTTACTGTAGTGGTTTCCCTCATGCGGTAGTTAGCATTGGGGTTTGAAAATCAATCATGAATAAAAGGAAATTCAAATATAACAAAAGTAAGGGAAAATGTAAGAACTTCAACGAAGTTACCTAAGATTGTTAGCGTTTTTAAAGTCTATTACATTTGTTTTTGGAAAACCATGGATCAATATGATTTGATTTTTTTCTACTAAATTTTAGTCTTTGCTTTGTTTAGGCTCCACATATTTTAAGTTATTTTTAGTAAAATTCCTGTTTTTTATTGCAAAGTTCAAACTATTTTTTTTCTCGAAAacttatttttttctatttctttataTCTTAGGAAAATTCTACTTTACTGAAGAAAATTTGTATATTGTTTTCTATatttttatttgaaaattatgttTTCTTAATTTATATCTAAATTTGTCAAGTTTCAAATAAAAAGTGAATCTTTAATTTAACCCCCACCCTCTCCATCCCCGCTTCCTACTTTTcttatttattttaattttttttgtattGACTAAGCTACCATGTGCCATTGCTAGCCATTGTTGATAACTTTTTGATTGGGCAAAGGACAGAGCCTAGATGTCTTTGACATTTTTGTGACCAAGAATTTCTAGTATTAGTGTTAGGGGGTTAAATTTTGATTTTGCTAATAGTTGAGGGACCAAAAATATACCCTTTCTATTAATGTATACGTATAATAAGTGAAGAAGCTCTAGATGTACCAAACATGTCCAAAAAATGCTAAACCGTTGTAACGTAGACAATGTTTGCCTTTTGTTGGCAGTTGTATGTATCATAGTGCGCATGTTATTGTCAAATACCTAACTTGGCGATAGATTGACCAAACAATTCTAGTACAATTTTATGATTAGAGCATGATTTGAGTGATTCCTTAATTTTGGAGTGTGAAGACAAAGTTAACTCTCTACTAGACTATCACACATATGGTCGATGACCCTTTGAAATGAAGTTGGAATTTGGAATTGCTAGTTTGCGGAGGAGCGATGAAGGTGACGTTTGCATGCACCTAGAAGGTGTGAGTAAAGATTCTGTTGTAGTCAAGCTGGTCATGCCCCATGGGTGTGGGTTGTCATGTTCTATGACGGTAGGTGTGGATGTCTGTTACTATAATTTTAGCCCGGTTTGGCACATTAACTCGGAAACTCTTGGAGACTGGATTTTCTACTCCCAAGTGCACCTACACGTGCATGAACAGTGCAGCTGAAAAATATACAAAATGaaactaaaaaaatctgaaattttaggACATCAAAGTAGATCATTTTTTTAGCTCCTTGCACAATTTCATGACAAAAAAACATTTGAGCAGAGCtcacaaaaaaaaaaaacaaatcagTGTTCAAAGTTTCGTTCATTTTTCAGCACTGATTTTGTCCTTTTTGCTGAGGGCTCTTGAAATTTTATTTGGTCACGGAATTTTACAGAAAGCTAAAACTTTTCATCTAGTTTGGTGTaaatttttttcagttttttccgatcttgttttccatgtttttcaaGTGTAGTGTTCATGCGGATGCACCTACACCCGGGAGCAGCCACACCTTTCTCAAACTGTTGTCTCTTCAAGTTTGAAAAAGGAATAAAGGTAACTTTGTTTTGTCGGTACGTACTAGATTTGGGTAAAATGTTGGTTTTATCGAGATGTCTGCAAAACATGCTGGTAGGCTGGTGGTGGTTGAGAGCTCACAAGCATGCGAATAAACATGTAATTTACTAACATGTGCTCCGGGCGCAGCTTCGGGATACCAGATCAAAGATCGAGCCAATAAAAATCGTTGAACGTGGCCTCGTGCCCAGGATAAAAATAGTGCAGgttgccatgtttgcacatgtacATGCTGCCCCTGACACGATGAATCATAGTATATCTTTCCAAAACAAGGCACAATCACAAGAAGCCACCACACCAAATAGAGAAGAGTATGCAGAGACCGGACGGAGACACAAAACTGCTCTCACAGCACAGCATACGAAAACGAGAGGAAACAGCGGTGTTGGACGTTGGGACATACCTTGGGACGTCCAGGAGGTCCCTGCGGACGGCGCGAAGTAGCCCATGGACGAGAAATCCGACGACCCCTCGATGACATTCATCTGGAAAGAGAAAGGTGATCaggcaggcaggcacgcaggcagATGGAACCAGAATCTGCGTGCGCTGTGGCACTGAAATTGTTACCCAGCTCGGAGAAGCGTTCCCCGTCAGCGTCCCCGGCGTGGAGCTGCTCCAGCCGATGTGCGCGACGTGCTTCACGTCCGTCGGCCGGCCGATCACCATCTCCTGCTCCTTCGCCACTGCAAGATCAGATTCAGATCAAGGTCTGTCTGTCCCTGTTCCACACGatcaaattcagaaacccccacacACTAGCTAGTCCTAGTTAGTTATACGCGCTCACCGAAGATCTGGGAGATGATCTTGAAGCCCTTGAAGAACCCTTTCATCTTGTAGTTGGACGCCATCGATCGCACTCGCACCCtgcctgctagctagctagctgctgGATGCTGCCCACGGACGCCCTTCCGTGCGTCAAGGATGAGCTTAGAAGCAAACACCAGGACGTGAAACGGGGGACAGGGATGTACTATCAGCCGGATGCCGTGATGGTCTCGTGCGGAATGAGACGTCGGGCGTGTAAATAATGGCGGATTGGTGAAACGTGCCTGAAAGGTTGATGTGCATGCTACCACCTCAGAGAGAGGAGATTGGGTGGTTGGTCGCCGATGTTGATGCTCCTCCTTAGCCGTAGCTCCTACTGAAAGATGCATGGTCTGGAGTGTACCGGCAATTTCTGTCCCATCAACGCCCATCCTTTTCGAGCTTTGGTAGAATGTTTAGCATTTTGTCATTAAGAAGCTATAGGATGCATTTTGTCAGGGTTTATGAGTATTGTGACAGGGACGAGAAATGATTTAGTCCTGCAGTAGAACTCAAGACTGCCTAGGAAGTATTTGTGGGATAATCTTCCGGGTCATTATTTTACAGGTCAGTGCTGGGATTATATTGAACATCGAGTATATTCCATCTTTAACCTCCTACTGTATTTGTTTTACGGGTTTGCTATACATATCTAGATGTGTCTTAAGTGAAGATTCGTGCgggtatattttctttttctttttcttttttttcatatgATTGAGTCATTTAGATGTGCAATACTTTTTTTTTGAAATAGAAAAGATGGATCAAATGTCATGATGATGTGTCTGCTGACAGGAGAATATATCCTCTACCCTTTATTCTTAAAATAAGTTGTAACCcgctatttattttttcttttcatgcaactatgccacatcatcaagtcatgtaTGTGATTATAAGTTACAATATGTGCGATAGTCTATTTATGTAACCATGCCACCTTATCAATCATGCATATCAATTtgtttctctaacttttgtgcggGCATAGTCATATTATACATTTTGTAGCATGACCTACGTACATATATTTGTATGTTGGACGCTTGGAGCAAATATATGTAGGTCATGTTACACATTGGTTAAAAATGATACCCCATTTGACTTCAAGCCACTAGATTTATCGTTTTACACAACATTTTGTCACATGCTTCATATACTTTCTTTTTAAAATATACCTCGAGAGCATTCATAAGTTTGTTTTCCCAGTAATGTTAGTTTGTTAGCTTTTATTTATGCAGTTGTTTCCGCGGCAATGGACGGGGCCTCATCTAGTTAATATCGACAATATACCAATTACACCCGGCCTTTGCACCAACACGACCCAAGAGCCAAGACAACGAGGATGCACACGGTCTAATTATTAAAAAAACCAACAAAAAACtgcaataaacaacaacaacaataacaaccatcaATGATGGCAACCAAATGTAACATGATAGGTGCTCCAACAATGATGCCTCTAGGAAGGAAATGACAAATGAGTCCCACTGTCAATAGACCCAACCATTGAGGCCAGATCATGGGTTTTTACACCGAAGAGGAGTCTGAGTAAACTCCATGCAATGCGTGAACGATGTCATTGTTAGGTTCAAGTAACGAAGCAAAGACTTAGAGCTTTTACTCCTCGAACTCAAGCCCATTAATAAAAAAGCACCACCTAGACGAGGTCGCCCTGTGCTGCCATCACATGTCGATCCATCATCGCGCAACTGCATAGATGCACAATCCTGGTGGACCTAGCCACATGATTAGAACCATGCCTGTTGAGCAACGCATACGCCATCTCTACTGATCCCATACCGATGAGAGTCTACGCCGCCCACACAACCAATTTAGGCTAGTCACATGGGGCACTTGAGACAAGGAAAAAAACCATGTATCAAGCAGAATGAGTGTCACATCCCAGATTGTTTCCAAATCTTGTATGTTTAAAGTTTCACAGGGAATTGATATTTTCTGAGAATTTATTTGATATGGATTGCATTCAGTTGGAATTTACTATTGTTTGCTTTCTAGTCAACTAACATGGCATCGGCTTACTTGTTGATTGACTTGAGTGATCACCTAGGAGGGTTAAAGGCCCTACAACAAGGAGTAGAAACCTACTGGACCTTGTTTGAAACCCTAACCACAAAAAGTAGAAAGCAAATAAAACCCCAAAGGGGTTAAATAGAAAATAATTCCAAAAGGTACATTATACAAAATATATTCAAAAAAGACTCAAGATGGTTCAAGAGAAAAATCGAACCAGAGAAACTCAGAAAAAACGAATTTAGAAAATAAAatagattaaaaatatatttaaaacaaGCATAGAAATAAAGTGTAGAAATTAATTGGACAAAATGCTTAAATAAAATTTTCATCTCATTATAAATATTCCATTtagaatttaaaaaatatttaatgtTGGAGGTAAAATCAAATTCAAATAGGTTTTGAATTTAGAAAAaacataaaaagaaaaggaaaaaagagaaatGGAAATAAAAAGGGGGCCAACCAGCTAGGCCAACCGCGCCCAGCTAGCTAACCCAACCGCGACCCAGCTAGCTAGCCCAACAAACGCAGCGCGCCCACACTctttctctcctctcccccgccgactagtgggacccactagtttgGGTTATCCCCATCCTCCAACTGCCTGCATGTTCACAACGTCGCCCATGTCGTGCATGTCCGTCATCCACGACTCCACGTCCACAGACCCACATGCCACGCTCGGATGGGCCGCCATGCATGCCCTATTCAAACCCAATGTCGCGCTGTCCATTTAGCCCTTGGAGCCACACCTCGAGCTCCGCTAGTCTGCCCTAATCGAATCCACCTTTGCCACCACCGTCGAGCAAACCTCCACAGGATTCCGGCGAGTCCACGCCCACCCGGGTCACACCACCGCCACCATCGCCTTCTACAAGCCATGACGAACCCCCTAAACATCGGTCGCATCCTGAGAGCCGTCCGGAACCCCAAGACTGAGGAAGCCCGAGTCGATCCGTCGACTGAGAACGAACACCAACGGTCACCCTGAGTACCCGAGCCCATGAACCTATTGTTCATCCAGACATGCCCATTTTGAATCATTCTTCTACACCCAAAGCCTCGCCGGTGCATGTGTACTCCGGCGAGCCCCCATCCGTCACCTGTGTCACCCCTGTTGCACCTCGACGACAACTATGATTTCGCAGTGCCATGGCACACTCGTGTGTGCCCTTCTCTGCTCCCTTGGACCACTGGAACGTCGTCTCCGTCGACTCCCAAGCTCTCACCACCCTATAACTCATCTTCGACAACTCTTTGGCGAGCAACCCCCTCCCTTGAAACCCTAGCTCGAGTAAACCATGAACCCCCGGATCTCACTTGATCCAATGGCTCACGGAGCCCCTCACTACAAAACAACTCGACAATCACAAGCCGCCACGTGGCCAAGCCTTATCCAGAACAAAAATCAATTTAAAATGTCACTTTTACAACAAACCCcatgtaatttcaatcttccataaCATTGATTCTGCAAATCCAAAttaaattttttttttgcaaaatgatCCTCATGGACTATACTTTCACATAGATTGATAAAATTAGAATTTGAATTgtttaaagtttgaactcaaacaTAATGAATTTAAATTTAAATAGGCCATAGCTTTAAATTAATAAATTCAATTAAATTGATTGtttttgtagttcaaatttgattaTTTAAATACATTTGAATAGTAACTCTAATTCAAATAATTTTACATTTGGTTTAGTTATTAACTTAGAATAGAAAGGTTCAATTTAAATAGTGATTTCTTAAACATAGTGCATAATCTAAAATATGGAGTTTAGTAATTTTTGTTTATTATTTGATACAAATAATTGAATTTAGTTGAACTTCATTTGGTTATAATTTTAAAACCATAGGTTTATTTTGAATAAAATGTTTTGCATTATAATCTAGTAACTTAAATTAAACCTACTTGTTGGTATTAAACTTGAATTTAGGGATTTAAACCTAACTCAATGTAGTGAGTGACTTTGGATTTAAACTTGGGTTGGGTCAAACTTGAATAAGCTTAAAATAATAAGTTTAGTAAGTGATCTTGGATCTATATTTGGCTTTATTTAATAATTGAATAAAATAAacaaactttaataataatgttgGATTTGTAATTGACTTTAGGGATTAAATGTAATGACAATTTAGTTCGAACCTATAGGAAAATTGAAGGTCATTAATTATACCAAATTAAATTAAACGGTTTACCAATGAATTTATGAACCAACATTAATCAATTATGAATTATATTGAAATTCAAACATAGATATCTTAGTGTGTATTCCAAAATCATGAAAGCTAAACAAGTTTGGATTGACATTCAAACTTAAACATGAACTTGGTCATCCATTTATCATGGACGATGACTATAGTtgcaattgttggggaacgttgcatgggaaactaaattttttcctacgcacacgtaatacctatccatggtgatgatcatctacgagaggggagagtgcatctacatacccttgtagaacgctaagcggaagcgtatataacgcggttaatgtagcagaacatcttcacgatccaaatcgcagatcgtcctgcgatctcatcacgatccgtcccgcgatcccatcacgatccatcccgatctagtgtcgaacggatgacacctctgtgttcagcacacgtacaactcaatgacgatccccgccttcttgatccagcaagagtggcggagaggtagatgagttctccagcacggcgacatgatggtgatggtggtgaactaatccagcagggcttcgcctaagcaccgccgaactagactagaggaagaactacgttctAGAGGAAGAGGGAGCACGTGTCTGATTTCTCGTGTCCAAAAACCCTCaacacctctagtatatataggaggagggagggaggaggctgtGCCCTAGGGATGGCCCTTTGCTTGGCcgcgaggaggagaggaggagtcctcctgctatcctagtaggattaggactccttcttcccacttggaaactctttccaccttgtgttttttccttcccaaacctcatgggccttagtgggggcttaggccagcccactaggagctggtttgtctcctcccacaccccatgaggcccctcggggcgtgacacccctcccgatggtcccggtatcCTCCCGGCACTTCCGGTACTCTATCGAAGtacccaaaactttttcggtgaccaaaacaggacttcctatatatcaacctttacccccggaccattccggagctcctcgtgacatccagaatCTCATCCAGgagtctgaacaacattcggtcaccaacatacataactcaactataccgaaatgtcaccgaaccttaagtgtgcagaccctgctggttcgagaactatgtagacatgacctgagacactcttcgatcaataaaaaatagcgggacctagatgcccatattggctcctacatattctacgaagatctttatcggttgaacctctatgtcaaggattcagttaatcccgtatgttgttccctttgtcctacgtatgttacttgcctgagattcgatcgtcgatatctctatacatagttcaatctcgttaccggcatctctatttactcgttctgtaatacaagatcccgtgactaactctttagtcacattgcttgtaaggcttattgtgatgttgtattaactgttggaaatatgagcaatttaccaaaggattttattaaaataaaagcTAGGATAAAACTAACCACCATAACTAAGACGGAAGAAGGCATGTAATATAGAGATGAAATGACAGAAGACaagtgcacatatgatctagaaaagaacatatgcGTAACCGTTCTATATGGACAAGATACCATAGGAAGTGATGAGCAGACAGGGtacatatctagaagagatactATAACAAAAAGTTGCGGTAGAAACTGAAAGGagaagaacatgagtacgtactgagttggagcagcaggattggtgttggcgttgtcgttggccatgttaccagagaggtggtcgacgtcggggaagtagtcgtcgtccgggaagaaatcgtcggtgtccatgatggaagccagtagtcgcgctgagcgctcctcaaaaaccttatcgcccttctcccgtacaggactcgaagagacggagtttcggaggcctactgccccgacgaacggtgcacgccgcaagacgggatgaggaagaacgtagcagcagcacagagaaaggaaccggtggcgagaggaacttctgatgcgttttctggagaggagcgacctcccttttataggcgcaggagaaggaggcgagaagCCAACGACAGGAGCCGAAGAGAGCGACGGGATACAAAACGAACAGACAACAGCGAAACTGCAACGTTCGgtttcaatatccactagcaaaACATTCAGCTTCTCCAAGGACTTTTAAATACCAGTCGTGCGTGGaaaaaatttagttcggctcggctcattcccgcaacccgcggcgcggcgcgtcgtgacgaggcgaggcgggcggcgagggaggagcgtgcgtgtatgtctctcttgttctcaagctcatacatgtgtggaaacatcctcccttataaggaggtccaactcccactaaactagcaatgtgggactaaaatttccacctcttgccttgcacaaatgagctgcgtgggcctctaagatttattaggaattatttattgggctggcccaaacaattgaataaaattccagcaatcccccatCAGATCCTagaggcacacaaaatttgcctttggttccaaaacactgttttatataccgatactgcagtggagactgttaagttgaacttccacctagaactctatgctacactagtaagcaacttgaacaatggactaggccttgaactgcaagttttctgcgaaaCTAGATTCACACAGAGGTTTGATCGATACGAGGCTACCGTAGAACTTCCccgcgggtggagcttatgcgtcatactccgagacctttcatgagtttactagagagcaccctactctcatagattgcgacgttaacaatcagactcatataggtatgttcttcaaaagatgatctgcaggataacatctctgcttcaataagccacttagaacatattaagatgtatatcaacctgccatgcagtttaggaaagtattTCATCTTTATGGAGTGGTATtattaatgataaggatactttcctctcagttgaccaacagcttgtcttacacatctaattcacgggatctccgatcacaaagaataggttaccactgtgaacaactcaaattgtgggtcttatacccatctccctcgatgcattttctat
This window encodes:
- the LOC123430888 gene encoding CRIB domain-containing protein RIC9-like isoform X2 encodes the protein MVIGRPTDVKHVAHIGWSSSTPGTLTGNASPSWMNVIEGSSDFSSMGYFAPSAGTSWTSQDFEQHHQPPRDMLPLGMASEITGEDVSAALYPDVPRPPPRKTRRKKKTVVGSLVSSSATNDSSASASTVATRVVDAIDTNSVIS
- the LOC123430888 gene encoding CRIB domain-containing protein RIC10-like isoform X1 — protein: MASNYKMKGFFKGFKIISQIFVAKEQEMVIGRPTDVKHVAHIGWSSSTPGTLTGNASPSWMNVIEGSSDFSSMGYFAPSAGTSWTSQDFEQHHQPPRDMLPLGMASEITGEDVSAALYPDVPRPPPRKTRRKKKTVVGSLVSSSATNDSSASASTVATRVVDAIDTNSVIS